In the Brevundimonas sp. MF30-B genome, ACCACACCTCCGAGGCGGGCGCGACGACTTCAAGGCGCGGGGTCGGCTGGCTCATGACGGCTCCAATGATAGCCCGGCCAGCAGGTTCCGCGCCAGTTCCGTCGGAAGCGCGCCCGTTTGGGCCATGCGCAGCGCGCGATAGGCCGTCGCCACAGTAAAGGCGTCCCGCACCGCGCCGCGCTCGATCTCATGGATCAGGTCGGCGAACGGAACGCGCGCGGCGCGGATGTCTTCAGTGTCGTCAGCCGCCCCGAGCGCCGGCGTCAGACCCCAGGCGACCCAGGCGATGGCGCGCTCGTCCGACACCGAGTTGGACAACTCCAGCCGCACGGCCTCTCGCCAGTGGTCGGCCTGCAGGCCCGCCTCTTCGGCCAATTCACGCTTCACGCCTTCGAAGGGGTCCTCGTCGAAGGGCGCGCCGCCCTCGGGCATCTCCCAGACGAAGTTCTTTAGAGGAAACCGCTGCTGGCCGACCAGGGTCACGGTTCCATCGTCATGCAGGGGCAGGACGCCGACCGCCAGGTTGCGGAACCGCGCCACCACATAGTCGGCCGTCGATCCCGTGGGCGCCGTAGCGTCGTCGCGCGTGACGCGCAGCCAAGCGTTTTCGAACACCACCTCGCCGCCTCGGCTGGTCCACGGCGCAGGCTGATCGTCTGTCTGCCAGCGGGGCGCCGGACGATCCTGATCGAAGGGCGAGGGCTCGGCGTCGGTTCGGCTCATCCACGGCATATGGCGCCTGGATCGTCGAACGCCTAGCTAGGCGGCATGTCCGAACTGTCTTCCATCCTGCCGCTGCCTGCCCGATCTCTCGAATGGGAAACGCGGCTGGCGACCCGCCGTTCAGCCCCGGCCCAGGCCCTGACCGCGCCAGCTCCGTCGGAACCCGAGCTGGATCGAATCCTGACCCTGGCGGCGCGCACGCCGGATCACGGCAAGCTGTTTCCCTGGCGGTTCGTGATCCTGAGCCCGCGCTTCCGCCTCGAGGCCGCCGCGAGTCTCAGACCGCTGGCCGCCCGCCAGCCTGCACCGGACAAGGCGGCCAAGGTGCTCGTCAAGCTGACCGCTCCGCCCGTCACGGTCATGGTCGTGTCCTCCCCGGTCGCCAGCGACAAAATCCCTGCCTGGGAGCAGGAGCTGTCGGCTGGCGCCGTCTGCATGAACCTGGAGCACGCCGCCAGCGCGCTGGGCTACGCCGCCAGTTGGATCACCGACTGGTACAGCTATGACCCCGATGCTGCGTCGCTGTTCGGGGTCAAGGATGGCGAGCGAATCGCCGGCTTCATCCACCTGGGATCCATGGCCGAGCCCGCGCTCGAGCGGCCTCGGCCTGACATGGCGTCGAAAATCCAGCGCCTGGACTAGACGCTACTTCGGCTCCACCGAATTGCCGATGCGCTCGGCCAAGGCCAGGTCTTCGCCCTCCAGGCTAGACAGCCAGACGTGGATCTCAGCCGGCGCCGTCTGGCGCTGGAACAGGTGCTCCATGGCCGTGCGGACATCGCCGTTGGCGGAGACGATGGAGGTCCGTCCCGCCGCTGTGCGCGCCTCGCCGCTGTAGATCGGGAACTGCGACGCCGGACCGGCATAGATCATGACGAAGGTGCGATCGCCGCGCTTGATCGAATAGATGCCGACGCCCGGCGCCGGGCGTTGCGCGGTCAGGCTGAAACCGCGCGGCACGTCGATGCGGAACGGCAGGTCGGCGATGGCCGTAGCGTCCATGGCGTGAGCCGCAGGCGGGGCGGGACGATCTTCGGTTTCGACCTCGGCCTCGACTGCCTCCTCCACGCCCTGTTCCGGCGTCTCTTCGGGTTCGACGGCGGCGCTCGGAGCAGCGGGAAAGCGCGCGGGCGCGGATGCCGCCGGCACGGTTCCCAGCACGCTCGACGGCGGACCGCTGTTCAGCGACCGGGTCAGGTCGGAGCCGGGCCGCTCCGCGGGCGGCTGAGTCTGCGGCTGCGGCGCAGCGGCCTGTGTCAGGATGGAAAGCGATACGAGGACAGATGCGATCATGGCCGCGACCATCCTCCGTCCTCAGCGGAACGGCAAGGCCCTGAGCGTATAGGCGACGACGCCGGTCGCACCGGCCGCCACCACGGCCAGCAGGACGAACCACATCAGCCGACGCCAAAGGGGCGGCGTCGGCTCGCCGGGCTCGGGCGGGGGTACGGGTCTAATGATGATAGCCGGCGTCCTCATCGATCTTGCCGCGGAACACCCAGTAGACCCAGGCGGTGTAAGCCAGGATCATCGGCAGGATGACCACCGTGCCCACCAGCATCAGGCCAAGAGCGTTGTCGGGCGCCGCCGCCTGGCGGAAACTCAGGGCATAGGGCACCACATAGGGCGCAAACCCGACCGCCAGGCCGACATAGCCTGACAGGAAAACCAGCAAGGCCCCCACGAACGGCCAGCGGTGCGATCCTCTGCGCGCGGTCAGGAAAACAATCGCGAGCCCAGCGAGACCCAGCAGCGGGACGACCAGCAGAGGTGTCAGCACGGCCCAGTCGATGACGACATCACCGCCCAGGTCCACACCCCAGCGCGCCGCGACACGCGGGTGGATGACCAGGGTCGCCAGGCTGACGGCCGCCAGCAGCACCGCCGTGGCCACACCGCTGATCAGGCTCCAGCGCTTGGCGTCTCCATGCAGATTGTCCTTGGTCTTCATCATCAGCCAGGTCGCGCCAAGCAAGGCGTAACCGGCCAGCAGGCCCACTGACACCAGCAGGGTGTAGGGCGTGAACCAGTCGAACTGCCCACCCGCGAACCGCTCGTCGCGCACGACCACGCCCTGGATGAAGCCGCCCAGGATCAGCCCCTGGGCCCAGGTCGTCAGGATCGACCCGCCCGCGAACATCTGCGTCCAGAAGCGGCGTCCGCGATCCCGCGCCCTAAAGCGGAACTCGAACGCCACCCCGCGCACGATCAGACCGGCCAGCATCAGCAGCACCGGCAGGTAGAAGGCCGGCATCAGGACTGAATAGGCCAGCGGAAAGGCCGCCAGCAGCCCGCCCCCGCCCAGCACCAGCCAGGTCTCGTTGCCGTCCCAGACGGGGGCGACCGTGTTCATCATCACATCGCGCTCGCCGGGCGAGCTGGCGAAAGGGAACAGGATTCCGATGCCCAGGTCGAACCCGTCCAGCAGCACGTAGAGCAGAACCGCGACCGCGATCAGGCCCGCCCAGATCAGGGGAAGGTCCAGGTCCATCTCAGCGCCCTCCGTCCTGAGTGTCGTCCTTGTCGGGCGCCTGGCCCATCGGGGTGCCCGGCGCGCGATCCTGCCTGGGTTGCGGCTCATGTGAGTCCGCCACCGGCCCCTCGATCATCAGCCGCAGAATGAACAAGGCGCCGGCCGTGAAGACGATGGAATAGACGATCACATAGGCCAGAAGGCTGGTCGCCACCTGGCTGGCGATCACGGGTGAGACGGCGTCCCGCGTTCGAAGCACGCCGTAGACCACCCAAGGCTGACGCCCGACCTCGGTCACCATCCATCCGGCCAGAACGGCGATGAAGCCGCTGGGCCCCATCAGCACGCAGAACCTCAGGAACCATCCGGTCTGGAACAGCCGCTTCCTGACCATGAGCACCACGCCCCAGGCGCCCAGGCCGATCATCAGCAGGCCCAGGCCCACCATGATGCGGAAGGCGAAGAAGGGGATGGCGACCGGCGGCTGATCCTCGCGCGGCCAGGCGTCCATACCCAAAATGACCTCGTCTCTGGGTACGTTCTGGACCAGATTGCCGATGCCGGGGATCGAGATCTCAAAGTGGTTCTTCTGAGCATCGCGGTCAGGAATGCCGAACAGATGCAAGGGCTGGTTCGCCTGACTGATCCAATAGCCCTCGATGGCGGCGGTCTTGGACGGCTGCAGCTTGTGCGCCACCTCTCCAGACCAGTGACCGGCCAAAAGTTGCAACGGGGCGGTCACCGCGATCATGCCGACCGCCATCACCAGAGCGATGCGGCTTTCGCCCCATCCCTCGGTGCGCACCTTGCGGGCGCGATCGCGCAGAACATGGAAGGCCGACACGGCGCCCACGACCAGAGCTGTGGTCAGAAAGGCCGCCAGCAGCATGTGGGTCAGCCGCGACGGGAAGCTGGGATTGAAGATCACCTGCATCCAGTCGGTCGCCTGGAACCGGCCGTCGGCCATGATCTCGTAGCCTTGCGGCGTCTGCATCCAGCTGTTGGCCGACAGGATCCAGAAGGCCGAGATGGTGGTGCCGATCGCGACCAGCACCGTCGCCAGGAAATGAAGCCGCGGTCCCACCTTCTTCCAGCCGAACAGCATGACGCCCAGGAATGACGCTTCCAGGAAGAAGGCCGTCAAAACCTCGTAGGCCAGCAGCGGCCCGATCACTCCGCCGGTCAGGCGGATGAACTCCGACCAGTTGGTGCCGAACTGGTAGCTCAGCACCACGCCGGACACGACGCCCATGCCGAAGCTCAGGGCGAAGATCTTCACCCAGAACAGATACAGCGTCTTGAACGCCTCGCGCTTGGTGGCCAGCCATAGGCCTTCCAGCACCGCCAGATAGGCCGCCAGGCCGATCGTGAAGGCCGGAAATATGATGTGAAACGAGACGGTGAAGGCGAACTGAAGCCGCGATAGCAGCAGCGCGTCGAAGTCCACGGATGCCCCCGGAAAAACCCTAAGGATAATGGGGCTATGCGCTCATGCGGGCAGGTTGTCCAGAGCCTGGGCCGTCATATTTCGTCGCATGATGAATTCAGGCGCGGGGCAGCAGCACCCAAAAGGTCGCCCCCTCGCCAGGAGCGGACAGGACGCCGATCTCCCCGCCTTGCAGTTCGGTCAGCCTCTTGGCCAGGGCGAGGCCGACGCCGTGGCCCTCGATGGCCGATTTCTCGAGCCCCAGACGATTGAACGGCTCGAACAGCTGGGCCTGCTTCTCCGGCGAAAGGCCGGGACCCCTATCGACCACCGCGAGCCGGATGTGTTCGCCGGAGGCGCTCGCCATGAGCCGAACCACGCCGCCCGACCCGCCATATTTGAGGGCGTTGGAGGTCAGATTGCCAATCACCTGGTTCAACCGCTGAGAATCGGCGAGGGCGACAAGGTCCGGATCGTCGACCGACACCTCTACGCGCACGCCTTCAGCCTCGGGCCGTAGCTGAGCGACGCGCCGAACATCCTGCAGCAGGCCCTCGACCTTGACCGGCCGCAGCTCGACCTTGACGCCTCCGGCCTCGGCCCGGGCTACGTCCAAAAGATCATGGGCCAGGGTCTCCACCTGGCGCGCCGTCCTGACCAGCATTTCGGCCATCTCAACCTGCGTCGGCGTAGTCGGGCCGAGTTGGCCCGTGCGCCACAGATCGCCAATGCCGATGACTCCCCCGACAGGGCTCTTGATCTCGTGCGCGACGTTGGCGAGGAGGCGTGACTTGGCCGCCGATGACCGCTCCGCGCGAACCTGGCCGGCCTTCGCCCGGTCGGACAGGCGATCCCGCTCCTCAAGCAGGGCCGCGACCAGGACGATGGGCATATAGCCGAGGAGCACCAGCAGCTGCGCCATCAGAGCCCGCCCGGGCCCGTCGAAGCGGGCGTAGGGACCGTGCCCGGCCATGCTGCCGCCGACCGCGAATATGGCGACCACCACCAGGGCCGTGGTCACTCCCACCATGCGCGCCCTCACGGCGATAAGCAGGATGATCGGCAGGATGGTGAAACCCAGAGGGAGATCGAAGGTGGTGAACACCGCTCCGCACGCGGCGAACAGAAGGCCGAAAAGCAGGGTCGTTTCCGCGAGGCGCGCCGGGCTCCGCAGGCGCACCAGAGCGCGGCGACGCAGCGACAGAACGCAGCTTCCGACCACGGCCACGCTCAAGGCGTGCCCGAACCACCAGGTCTGGAAGGTCGGCCAGAAGGGCGACCCGTGCATGAAGCTCAGCATCAACCCGGCGAAGGCGGCCGCCGGCAGCGGAGCGGCCACGGCAGCCGTCAGCAAGAAGCGGCCGGTGTCCTCGACGCTGCCCAGGGTCAAGCTGGGCGCGAAACGCCGCGCCAGACCCACCGCAACCACCACGTCCAGCATGTTGGCGAAGGTGAACATCAGCGCGAGGCTGAACTCGTTGCCCGCAAGGAGATTGCCTATCAGGAAGCCCGCCGCCATCAAGGCGCCGAAGGCGACGTCGAACGCCATGCTGCGGCGTGACCTCAGCCACACGCCGATCGCCAGCCCGCTAGCGCCCCAGAGGGCGGCGACCACGCCGACCGACCGGCTGAACTGAAGCGACAACACGACCAGCATCACCACGCCCACGGCGGTGAAAAGCAGAACCGCGGGATGGCCCAGCCCCAGGGCGCCTTGCGCCGGCGCGGCGCCGACCCGCCCCGGCGCTCTTTGGCGGGCGGCGGTCGACGGCGGCGGAGGCGGCAGATCGAGCGCGCGGCTCACGGGCATGGACTGAACTCGAAGGACTAGGTCCCGGCCAGTCTGCCCGCTGGCTTCCTAACATCCCCTGAAGGCTAGACGGACCCCAAAGCCTTGTTGAAGGCGCGCACCGCCTGGGCAGGCCCGTCGACATGACCCCATACCGCCCCGGACACGGCCACGAAGTCCGCACCCGCGCGTGCAAGCTCCCCGGCGGTGTCCGCCGTAATCCCCCCGATCGCCACACAGGGGACCTCCATCGTCTCCTGCCATATGGTGAGGATTTCCGGGTCGGGACGGCTGGCCGTCGTCTTGGTCTCGGTGGGATAAAAGGCGCCGAAGGCGACATAGTCGGCGCCGCCCTCCGCCGCCTCCATGGCCAGGTGTCGGCTGTCGTGACAGGTCACGCCGACCATTCCAGCCGCCCCCATGATGCGCCGCGCCTCGGCCAGGCTCATGTCGCCCTGTCCCACATGCACGCCGTCGCAGCCTGTGGCGCGCGCCATCTCGGGATCGTCGTTAAGGATCACGGCCGCCCCGCGGGCCTGTGCGATGGGGGCCAGGCGGGAAACGGCCTCACGGACCACCACAGGGTCAGCCGGCTTGAGCCTGATCTGAAGCGCCGCGACATCCCCTGCGTCGAGCGCCGCCTCAAGAGCTTTCGCAAAGGCATCCAGGTCTTCGATCGTCGGCGGCGTGATCAGGTAAAGCCGACACGGCGGGCGCGGCGGCGCGGAAAGAGCGTTGGCCATGTCCGGGCAGTGCCGCCGGAAATCGCGCGGGTCAATACGCCCAGGGCTCTCGCCGGCGCGGCTTCGCCCTGCGGCGCGTGGTCGCTTGGCTGCGAACGACTTGCATTCACCTCATCGCAGCGATAGAGAATGATTATCAGTCGGGTTAAGAGCGTTTATCGTCCGTGTACATCTGCAATTGCAACGGCCTTCGCCAGCGTGATGTGGCCCGCTCGATCGAAGCGGGCGCGACCCGTCCGCGCGACATCTTCGCCAATCATCAGTGCCAGGCCCAGTGCGCCAAATGCGTCTGCGACATGCGTCGGATGATCCAGGATGCGACCGAGTCTTACGCGATGGCGGCGGAATAAGCTGCGCGCAAAAATCACTCGCATTTTCAATGCGGTGAAAAACATTCGCAACTGAACACATCGGCTGAATCGGTGTTATGAACAGCGCCACGCGAGGTCGTGACGGCGCCATCCGGCGACGCGCCTTGTGGTGAGGAGATGGGCCATGAAGGGCGATCCGGCGATCATTCGCACCTTGAACGCGGTGCTGACCAACGAGCTGACCGCGGTCAACCAGTACTTCCTGCACGCCCGCATGTTCGAAAGCTGGGGCCTGCGCCATCTCGGCCAGATCATCTACGACGAATCGATCGGCGAGATGAAACACGCCGACATGCTCATCAAGCGCATCCTGTTCCTGGACGGCCTGCCCAACCTGCAGGACCTGCACAAGCTCAAGGTCGGCGAAGAGCCGATCGAATGCCTGGGGGCTGATCTGCAGCTCGAGTACAACAGCCGCACCACCACCAAGGAGGCGGTGACCCAGTGCGAGGCCGCGCATGACTACGTCAGCCGTGACCTGCTGATGCGCATTCTGGCCGACACGGAAGAGCACATCGACTTCCTGGAGAACCAGCAGAAGCTGATCGAGCTGCTGGGCGCGCAGAACTACCTCCAGTCGGCGATGACCGAGATCCAACCCGACAAGAGCGCCACCGGCAACTGACCGGAACCGCACGGCGCGGCCGTCATTCTCCTTCTGCTTGCAGTAGAAGGACACCGCCCATGACATCGCTCGACACCGCCGTGGACGAGGTGCGCGACCGCGCCGTGGACTTCCTGAACAGCGAAGGCCGGTCCGCGTCGCATGTCGCCCTGGGGGTGGCGCTGACCGCCGGTTTCGCCCTGGCGGCCACGCTATTGGCCATGCGCACCATCGAGCCGCGCGCCCGGTCTCTGTCCAACCTCAAGGACAAGGAAGCGCCGGTCGTGGAGCGTCCCAAGGGGCCGCTCAGTCTGATCCTGCCTGCGGTCTTCTCGGCCACCACACTGTCGGCGGTGCGCGTCTGGAACGCCCCCAACCGGCCTGAGCGCAAGGCCGCCATGGGCCTTTGGATGGCCGCCCAGGCCACGAACGCCGTCTGGCTGGCGGTCCGTCCCGCGTCGCGCGGCCTTCAGATCATTGCCGCCATGACCAGCGCCGGCCTCGCCGCCGCCTTCGCCCACGAAGCGCGCAAGCTGGACGACACGGCCGGCTCGCTGGCGTCCCCCATGGGCGCCGGGGTCAAACTGGCCAATCGCGCCGACAAGGAAGCCGCCGACACCCTGCATTGATCGGCTCGGCCGCCATTGCCCTGAAGCCCGGCTTCCTCTAGGGATCGCGCCCGATTTGCGCGCCGCGACGCCGGCGCGCCCTCCCGCAATTATCCAGCAGCGAACCGCTCCGATGAAGATCAACGGCAACACCATCAAGCCGGGCATGGTGCTCCAGCACAACGGCGGCCTCTGGGTCGTGACCAAAGCCAGCCACGTCAAGCCGGGCAAGGGCGGCGCCTTCGCCAACGTCGAGGCCAAGAACCTCGAGACCGGCAACAAGCTGAACGAGCGCTTCCGGTCCGAAGACAAGGTCGAGCGGGTCACGCTGGAGCAGAAGGACTTCTCCTACCTGTTCGACAACGGCGACAGCCTCGTCTTCATGGACGACGGCACCTACGAGCAAATCGAACTGCAAAAGGACTGGGTCGGCGAAGAGCGCATCCCCTATCTGCAGGAAGGCATGAAGGTCGTAATCGAGATGCACGAAGAGCGTCCGATCGGCCTGTCGCTGCCGGAACAGGTCACCCTGGAAGTGGCCGAGACCGAGCCCACCGTGAAGGGCCAGACCGCCTCGTCCTCCTACAAGCCCGCCATCGCCAACAACGGCGTGCGCATCATGATCCCGCCGTACATGTCGGCCGGAGAGCGCATCATCGTCGACACGACGACCGGCGAATACGTCCGCCGCGCGGACTGACCCAATCCCTGCCCTTCGGGGCGAGCATCTGAACTTCTCCGCCTGTCCGGGCCATTCGGCCTTGTGAAGGACAGGCGGACCAGGAGATCCCCATGGCCCTCGCCTCCGCCCTGCTTCAAGTCATGATGGACGCCGTTCGCAAGACCGGCCGTCCGATGCTGCGCGACTTCGGCGAGGTCTCCCAGCTTCAGGTCTCGCGCAAGGGCCCCGGAGACTTCGTCACCGCCGCCGACATCAAGGCCGAGCAGACGCTGTTCGAACTGCTGAGCAAGGCGCGTCCCGGCTACAGCTTCCTCGGCGAAGAGCGCGGCATGGTGGAGGGAACCGACAAGACCCACACCTGGATCGTCGATCCGATCGACGGCACGACCAACTTCATGCACGCCATGCCCCACTTCGCCATCACGGTGGGACTGGAGCGCAAGGCGCCCGACGGCTCGTCAGAGATCGTGGCCGGCGTGACCTACAATCCGGTCATGAATGAGCTGTTCTGGGCTGAAAAGGGCAAGGGCTGCTATCTCAACGACAGCCGCATCCGCGTCGCGGGCCGCAAGGATCTGTCGGAAAGCCTGGTCGCCACCGGCCTGCCCTTCATCGGCAAGACCGGCCATGGCCAGGCGATCAAGGACATCCACGCCGTCGGCCAACGCGTCGCCGGCATCCGCCGCCTGGGCTCGGCCGCCCTGGACTTCGCCTGGGTCGCGGCCGGCCGCTACGACGCCTATTGGGAGCGCAACCTGAATCCGTGGGACGTGGCGGCGGGCATCCTGTTCGTCACCGAGGCGGGCGGCCAGGTCACCGCCATAGACCGCGACGGCGATCCCAAGAACGGCAAGCAGGTCCTGGCCGCCAATCCTGAACTGCATCCCCAGCTGCGCAAGCTGCTTCAAGGCGCCTGACGGCCGCGGGCTTTCCTGATAACGCAGCCCGCATGACCGACAACGCCTTTACGTCCGATTTCCTCCGCACCATGCAGGCGCGAGGCTACATCCATCAGATCACCCATCCGGCCGAGCTGGATGCGGCGGCGGCGTCGGGCGTGGTGACGGGCTATATCGGCTTTGACGCCACAGCGCCGTCGCTGCACGTCGGCCACCTGATCCAGATCATGCTCCTGCGCCGGCTGCAGCAGGCCGGGCACAAGCCCATTGTTCTGATGGGCGGCGGCACGACGAAGGTCGGCGACCCCTCGTTCAAGGACACCCAGCGTCCCCTGCTGACGCCCGAGCGGATCGCCGAGAACATCGCGAGCATCAAGGGCGTGTTCGAGAAGTTCCTGACCTTCGGCGACGGCCCGACCGACGCGGTCATGCTGGACAACGACGAGTGGCTGTCCAAGCTGGGCTATCTGGAGTTCCTGCGCGACTACGGGACCCATTTCACCGTCAACCGCATGCTGAGCTTCGACTCGGTCAAGCTGCGCCTGGAGCGCGAGCAGCCGCTGACCTTCCTCGAGTTCAACTACATGCTGATGCAGGCGACCGACTTCCTAGAACTGAACCGGCGCTACGGCTGCACGCTGCAGATGGGCGGGTCGGACCAGTGGGGCAACATCGTCAACGGGGTCGAGCTGACCCGCCGCGTGGACCACAAGGCCGCGTTTGGCCTGACCACGCCGCTGCTGTCGACCGCCTCGGGCCAGAAGATGGGCAAGACCGTGGGCGGCGCCGTCTGGCTGAACGCCGACGCCCTGTCGCCGTACGAGTACTGGCAGTACTGGCGCAACACCGAGGACGGCGACGTGGGCCGCTTCATGCGCCTGTTCACCGACCTGTCGGACGCCGAGATCGCCGGCTACGAGGCCCTGCAAGGCGCCGCCATCAACGACGCCAAGAAGGCGCTGGCCGACGCCACGACCACAATGCTGCACGGGCCCGAGGAAGCCGCCAAGGCGCGCGCCGCCGCCGAAAACACCTTTGAAAAGGGCCAGCTGTCGGCCGACCTGCCGACCGTCGAACTGCCCGTGACCGAGGTCTATGGCGCCATGATCGCCGCCGTCGTCACCAAGGCCGGCCTGACCGCCTCCAACGGCGAGGCCCGCCGCCTGGCCCAGGGCGGCGGCCTGCGCCTCAACGACACGCCCGTAGCCGACGGAGCCCGACTACTGACCGAGGCCGACCTCAAGGACGGCGCCATCAAACTAGCCGCCGGCAAGAAGAAGATCGTGCGGGTCAAACCCACCTGATCCGAGCGGAGACTGGACATGGATGCTGGAACCCAAGCCCCGCCCCTCGACCTGCCGACCGACGGCGGCGGGCAGTTCGTGCTGGCGGATCGCGCCGGGCCGACCGTGGTCTATTTCTACCCCAAGGCCGACACGCCGGGCTGCACCACCGAGGGGCAGGATTTCTCGGCCCTGATGGATGACTTCGCCGCGCTAGGCGCCACCGTGATCGGCGTGTCGCGCGACCCGGTGAAAAAGCTGGATCGGTTCAAGGCCAAGCACGATCTCAAGGTCGTGCTTGGCTCCGATGAGGACGGTTCGGTCACCGAAGCCTGGGGCGTGTGGGTCGAGAAGCAGCTCTACGGCCGCAAGTACATGGGGATCGAGCGCGCGACCTTCCTGATCGACGCCCAGGGCCGCATCGCCCGCGCCTGGCGCAATGTGAAGGTCAAGGGCCACGCCGACGAGGTGCTGGCGGCGCTCAAAGGGCTGTGATCGGCGACCGGCGATCTTACGTGGCGCCTTGTCACGATCGCCCGCCTGGCCCTTAGTGACGGCGGGCCAGCGGCCGGGGCGTCAGGGCGCCTGGCGGCGGGGGACATTGGAGACACCGACCATGTTCAACAAGACCAAGCAAGATAGCGGCTTCGGCATTCCCGATCCCGCCCCGACCCCGGCTGCGGAGCCGCAGAGGGCGGACACGCCGACGCCGCGTCCCGCGGCGCCCGCGCCGTCCGCCGCGCGATCCAGCAATCTGTCCACCCTCTCGGCCGGGGTGAAGTACGAGGGCAACATCTCCGGCGGCGGCGATCTTCAGATCGACGGCTCGCTGAAGGGCGACGTGCGCGTCGCCCGCGTCACCATCGGCGAGAACGGCTCGGTCGAGGGCTCGGTCGCGGCCGACGTGCTCGAAATCCGCGGCCGCGTCTCGGGCTCGATCGTGGCCAAACAGGTCAAGCTGCACGCCTCGGCCCGCGTGGACGGAGACATCACCCAGGAACAGCTGTCCATCGAACAGGGCGCCTGGTTTCAGGGCCGCTGCACCCAGGCCAAGCGCGACGCCGCGGCTG is a window encoding:
- the tyrS gene encoding tyrosine--tRNA ligase; this translates as MTDNAFTSDFLRTMQARGYIHQITHPAELDAAAASGVVTGYIGFDATAPSLHVGHLIQIMLLRRLQQAGHKPIVLMGGGTTKVGDPSFKDTQRPLLTPERIAENIASIKGVFEKFLTFGDGPTDAVMLDNDEWLSKLGYLEFLRDYGTHFTVNRMLSFDSVKLRLEREQPLTFLEFNYMLMQATDFLELNRRYGCTLQMGGSDQWGNIVNGVELTRRVDHKAAFGLTTPLLSTASGQKMGKTVGGAVWLNADALSPYEYWQYWRNTEDGDVGRFMRLFTDLSDAEIAGYEALQGAAINDAKKALADATTTMLHGPEEAAKARAAAENTFEKGQLSADLPTVELPVTEVYGAMIAAVVTKAGLTASNGEARRLAQGGGLRLNDTPVADGARLLTEADLKDGAIKLAAGKKKIVRVKPT
- a CDS encoding polymer-forming cytoskeletal protein is translated as MFNKTKQDSGFGIPDPAPTPAAEPQRADTPTPRPAAPAPSAARSSNLSTLSAGVKYEGNISGGGDLQIDGSLKGDVRVARVTIGENGSVEGSVAADVLEIRGRVSGSIVAKQVKLHASARVDGDITQEQLSIEQGAWFQGRCTQAKRDAAAEPVVDRYKPEAAAKPAPMVGAAKDQPAPAAKSAA
- a CDS encoding inositol monophosphatase family protein; this encodes MALASALLQVMMDAVRKTGRPMLRDFGEVSQLQVSRKGPGDFVTAADIKAEQTLFELLSKARPGYSFLGEERGMVEGTDKTHTWIVDPIDGTTNFMHAMPHFAITVGLERKAPDGSSEIVAGVTYNPVMNELFWAEKGKGCYLNDSRIRVAGRKDLSESLVATGLPFIGKTGHGQAIKDIHAVGQRVAGIRRLGSAALDFAWVAAGRYDAYWERNLNPWDVAAGILFVTEAGGQVTAIDRDGDPKNGKQVLAANPELHPQLRKLLQGA
- a CDS encoding peroxiredoxin, with translation MDAGTQAPPLDLPTDGGGQFVLADRAGPTVVYFYPKADTPGCTTEGQDFSALMDDFAALGATVIGVSRDPVKKLDRFKAKHDLKVVLGSDEDGSVTEAWGVWVEKQLYGRKYMGIERATFLIDAQGRIARAWRNVKVKGHADEVLAALKGL